GCAGCGTCTCGGCGCGGAGCACGTGCTCGTCGTGTACGGCAAGGACGGCATGGACGAAGTCTCGCTCGGCGCGTCCACGCTGGTCGGCGAATTGAAGGACGGCAAGGTCACCGAGTACGAGATCCATCCGGAGGACTTCGGTCTGCAGATGGTGAGCAACCGCAGCCTGAAGGTCGGCAGCGCCGAAGAATCGAAGACCATGCTGATCGAAGCTCTCGACGACACGCCCGGCACCGCGCGCGAAATCGTGGCGCTCAACGCGGGCACGGCGCTGTATGCGGCGAACCGCGCGGCCTCGATCGGCGACGGCATCAAGATGGCGCGCGAGTCCATCGCGAGCGGCGCCGCGCGCGCGAAGCTCGACGAGTTCGTCACGTTCACGCAACGCTTCAAGGCTTGACGTCATCGCGCGCGCGAGCGCGGCTGGTGCCGCGCTTCACGGCGCCGGCCCCTTTGGCGCGCTGACGCACACTGACGCGCACCACCCGACACATTAACGAAGTCCGAATTTCCCGATTGCCATGTCCACCGTTCTCGACAAGATCCTGGCCGTGAAGGCCGAAGAAGTCGCTGCTGCGAAGCGCGTCCGTGACCTCGCGAGCCTACGCCGCGACGCCGAAGCGAGCGTTGGCGACAGCGCGCTTCGCACGCGTGATTTCGTGGGCGCGCTGCGCACGAAGGTCGACGGCGGCCTGCCCGGCGTGATCGCCGAAATCAAGAAGGCCAGCCCGTCGAAAGGCGTGATTCGCGAGAACTTCGTGCCGCCACAGATCGCCGAGTCGTATCAGCGCGGCGGCGCCGCTTGCCTGTCGGTGCTCACCGACGTGCAGTTCTTCCAGGGCTCGCCCGAGTATCTGAAGGCGGCGCGCGCCGCGTGCGACCTGCCGGTGCTGCGCAAGGACTTCATGATCGACGCCTACCAGGTGTACGAGGCGCGCGACATGGGCGCCGACTGCATTCTGCTCATCGCGGCCGCGCTGGAGCTCGTGCACATGCGCGAACTCGAAGCGCAGGCGCACGAGCTCGGCATGGCGGTGCTCGTCGAAGTGCACAACGGCCGCGAACTGGATGCCGGACTGGAGCTGCGCACGCCGCTGCTGGGCATCAACAACCGCAATCTGCATGACTTCGAAGTCACGCTGGACACGACGCTGGACCTGCTCAAGCACATCCCGGGCGATCGCCTGGTGGTGACCGAGTCGGGTATCCTGTCGCGTGACGACGTGACGCGCATGCGCGCGGCCAACGTCAATGCCTTTCTCGTCGGCGAAGCCTTCATGCGCGCGCCCGAGCCGGGCGACGCCCTCGCCACGCTGTTCGACATGCCTCGCTGACTCGCCGACGCGAGCCACGCCAAGCGATCGATGGCGCGGCGTCCCGCCCGGGATGCCGCCCGCTGCCGCAGCCGGCAAGGCGCGTCGCACCGGCGCGGTATCGCGCCGGCTTGACCGTCCGACGCCCCTCACAGGAGCGGCCCGTGGCCATCGAACGCGAACTCAAACTTGCCCTGCCGGGCGACCTTCCCATTCAGCGCACCGATGCGCTGATCGCTCATCTCGACCGTC
The Pandoraea pulmonicola DNA segment above includes these coding regions:
- the trpC gene encoding indole-3-glycerol phosphate synthase TrpC; translation: MSTVLDKILAVKAEEVAAAKRVRDLASLRRDAEASVGDSALRTRDFVGALRTKVDGGLPGVIAEIKKASPSKGVIRENFVPPQIAESYQRGGAACLSVLTDVQFFQGSPEYLKAARAACDLPVLRKDFMIDAYQVYEARDMGADCILLIAAALELVHMRELEAQAHELGMAVLVEVHNGRELDAGLELRTPLLGINNRNLHDFEVTLDTTLDLLKHIPGDRLVVTESGILSRDDVTRMRAANVNAFLVGEAFMRAPEPGDALATLFDMPR